The Cetobacterium somerae sequence CATATCCTGCATCTGATGCTACGTTTGACATAATTCCTAAGAAAATAACCATTACAGTTACTAATTTTTTAGGTGTAGATAATGCAACTTTTTTTAATATTGCTGCCATTAATCCAGATCTTTCAGCAATCCCTATTCCAATTATTGCTACAAGCACTGTCCCTAAAGGTGCAAATCCAGTAAAGTTTTTAACCATAGATGTAAATATATAGTTTACTCCCTCTTTAGTCATTAGAGATTTTGTTGATATAACCATCTCTTCTGTCTTCATTGTTTTACTATTAATTCCAACGAAATCAACAGACCAACCTAAAGCTCCACCTATTCCAGATATAATAATAACTACTACAGCTAATATTGCAAAAAGTGTAGCTGGATGTGGTAGGGCATTTCCTCCCTTTTCAATTATGTTCAAGAATTTGTCAATAAAACTCTTGTTATTAAGTTCGTTCTTTTTTAATTCAGCTTCCATTTTCCCCTCCATATTGATAATTTATTTTCATTTTATTATAAAATGATTAATAAACTTTCTACTATAGATAAAGGATACCATATTTTATATAAAATTAACAAGATTAATTTTATATATTTTTTATAAAAAAAATATATATTGTTCTGCAATTAGTACTTTTTACGAACATTTTTTGTATTTTTTATATTATTTTATACATTATTTAATTTTTTTAAATGATTTATCCAATGACGTTAAAATTTCATAAGAATCTTTTTTTACTAAAATATCATCTTCGATTCTTACTCCACCAAAATCTGGAATATAAATTCCAGGCTCAATTGTTATTACCATTCCCTCTTTTAATATTTTATTCTCCGCCTTAAAAGAAACTCCTGGATATTCATGAATTTGAAGCCCAATACCATGTCCTAATCCATGACCAAAATATTCTCCATATCCTTTTTCTTTAATAAAATCTCTAGCTACTGCATCTAATTCATGAACTGAAATTCCTGCTCTAACCTCTTTTATTGCTTTTTCATTTGCTTGTTTTACAATTTCATATATTTCTAAATGTTTTTCTGAGGGATTATTTCCTACATAAAATGTTCTTGTTATATCTGAAGCATATCCTTTGTAAAAACATCCATAATCTATTGTCAAAAAACCTTCTTCTATTTTTTTATCACTAGCTACACCATGAGGTAAAGCAGATCTTTCATTAGATGCTACAATAAGATCAAAAGATGGTTTTGAAGCTCCTAATTTTCTCATTTGATATTCTAGCTCTGCTGCAATCTCACTCTCTTTTACTCCAATTTTGATTTTAGGAATTGTTAATTCTAAAGCTTTTTCTGCAATTTCCACAGATTTTTTTATTATTTCTATCTCTTTTTCTGACTTGATTTCTCTTATCTTTGTAAAATTATCATCTAAATATACATATTCTAAACTTGGAAAATTGCTTTCAAAAAGTTTAAATTGATCTAGTGTTACATTTTGATTTTCAATACCTAATTTTTCAACTTTAAATTCTTTTAATATCTCTCCAACTTTTTTTAATGTCGATATATTTTCACAAATTAATTCATAACCATTTTTTTCTACTTGTTCCTTCCCCTGAGCTACATATCTAAAATCAGTTATAAAAAATTTCTTATCTCCTGCTACTAATGCTACTCCTGTTGTTCCTGTAAAACCTGTAAAATATCTCACATTAAGCATATTAGTAATTAAAACCGCATCAACATTTTTTTCTTTCATTAACTTTTCTAAATTCATTAAATTACCCCCTTAAAATATTATTTTTCCTCCACCCACTACTAAGTCATCACTATATATTACTAAATGCTGTCCTTTTGCATTTTGTGGATTTTCATTTTCATATTCAAAATATATTTTTTCGTTTTCTTTAATTACTTTACCATAAAAACCTTGGCTTGAAAACCTTGGCTTTGCTAAAACCCTCATTGATTTTAATTCATCAAAAGAAATATGAGTTTTGAAGTTTTCTAATTCTACTCTTTTTTTATATAACTCTGAATAATCACCTAAAATTATTTCATTTGTTTCTGGTAAAATATCAACAATAAAATATATTTTAGAAAATAAGACTCCTAATCCTCTTCTTTGACCGATTGTATATAATTGATATCCTTGGTGTTGACCTAAAATCTTTCCAGTTTTATCTAAATAGTTTCCAGGTTTAATCTTGTCACCTAACATTTTTTTTAAAAATTCTAGATATCCCTCTTTTGCAAAACATATACCTTGACTATCTTTCTTATCAAAAACTTTTACTCCATATTTTTTAGCTTTTTCTCTGACAATAGTTTTTTCATATTTAGCTAAAGGAAATATCATTCTTTCTATTATTTCAGGCTCTATTCTATACAACATATAACCTTGATCTTTTCTTACATCCTTTGGTTTTTTAAATAGATTTCTTTTAAATCTATTTTCTTTACTTATCTCACAATAATGACCAGTTGCTATATAATAGGCCTCTTTTAAATTAGCAATCTCTATTAATTTTTTTATTTTTATTATCTCATCACAAACTACGCAAGGTGATGGTGTCATCCCTTTTGAATATTCATCTATAAAATACTTTACAATTTTTTCATTAAATTCATCTACAATATCCAAAACTATATGCTCTATATTTAATTCTTTTCCAAGAGATATTGCATCTTTCAGATCTTGTGATTCTCTCTGCTCTTTACTAACTACTAAAGTAACTCCAATTACTTCAAATCCATCTTCTTTTAACATATATGCTGAAGTTGATGAATCTACTCCACCACTCAGTCCTAAAATTATTCTTTTCTTATTCATATTTTCCTCTATTTTTTCGATATGTGAATTGATCCAATATTATATTTTTTTATTTCATTTCCTACAAATACTTCTAACATTCCATCTTCTAAAATATCTCCTGCTATTCCACTTTCTTCTTTATCAAATGTAACAATATTTATTCTCTTACCGTATAGATAGTTAACTTCATTAATTTTTTCTAATATCTCTTTCCATTTTCCTTTTTTAAACTCTTGAAAATTATTATAAAAATCTTCAACAACAGTTACTATAACTTTGTCCAAATCATATATTTTACCTGTTTTTTCTCTCAGAGATATTGCAATATTTTTAGCTTCTTCTAAATTTAAATTATTTATATTTAAACCTATTCCAATAATATAATTATCTTTTATTTTTTCTACTAAAATTCCACTTATTTTTTTTTCATCTAAATATAAATCATTTGTCCATTTAAACTTATAATCTAAATTTTCTATTTTCTTTAATGAGTATAAAAGAGAGTATCCTATTAAAAGAGATAATTTCATATACTCCTCTTCTGGTATTTCTATATCATGTTTTAACACAAATGAAAACAATGCAGCTCCCTCTGTAGAAACCCACTTATTTCCTCTTCTTCCTCTTCCCAACGTTTGAACTTTTGCTATTGCTAAATCTCCTTCTGTTACATCAGACTTTTCTCTTAAAAACTTATTTGTAGAATCTATCTCGTCAAATTTATATATTTTCATTCTTTCTCCTTATAAAGAAAAAATTAGGCAGAATTCTGCCTAATTTTTTAGTCGTTATATCCCTCAGGATTTTCTTTATGCCACTTCCAAGCTGTTTCTATTATTGAATCTAACGATGCATACTTAGGTTTCCATTTTAACTCTTTCATCGCTTTCTCTGAACTAGCAACTAATTTCGCTGGATCTCCTGCTCTTCTTGGAGATACCTCTGCTGGTATTGGATGCTTCGTTACTTTTCTTGCTACATCTATAACTTGCTTAACTGAGAATCCCTCTCCATTACCTAAATTATAAACTGTGCTTTCTCCACCATTTTTTAATCTATCTAAAGCTAAAATATGTGCATCTACTAAATCCATTACATGAACGTAATCTCTTATACATGTTCCATCTTCAGTTGGATAATCATCTCCGTATATACCTATTTTTTCTCTCTTTCCTAATGCTACCTGTAATATTATTGGAATAAGATGAGTTTCTGGACTATGATCCTCTCCAATTTCTCCCGTTGGATAAGCCCCTGCTACATTAAAATATCTAAGAGCTGTGTACTTTATTCCATATGCATAGTCATACCATTTTAATAGTTTTTCAACCATTAATTTACTTTCACCATAAGGATTTGTTGGCAAAGTTTCATCTGTTTCTAAAATTGGTATATTTTTAGGTTCACCATATGTTGCTGCTGTCGATGAAAATACAATATTCTTTACATTGTATTCTTTCATTGTATTTAATAAGTTCATTGATCCAACTACATTATTTTCAAAATATTTAGCCGGATTTGTCATACTTTCTCCCACTAGAGAATCAGCTGCAAAGTGTATAACTCCTTCTATTTTATTCTCTTTAAAAACTTTTTTTAAAAACTCTACATCTCTTAAGTCTCCTAAAGCTAACTTTATATTCTCTGGAATAGCTTCCACATGCCCTGTTTGCATATTATCTAAAACAATTACCTCTCTTTTTGCTTCTAATAAAGCTTTTACTGCATGACTTCCAATGTATCCAGCTCCACCACAAACTAATATTGCCATCATTATCCTCCTATGGTTTTTTCTTTATTATATTTGCTTTTTAATGTCCAGTCAATCCTTTTAAAACTCTTTATGCTATATCTTATTTAATTTATTTAAAAAAGATTACATTTGTAAAAATAGCTAGATTATAAATCTAGCTATTTTTTACTATCTTATTTTATTTAAAATTCCCATTCCATATACAGGTCCTGTATGCGAAGCTATAGTTGCTCCTATTTCCATTCTACCTCTATAATCCAATTTTTTTGTTTTTTCTGCAATACTTCTCAATTGGTCTGCAGCCTCTAATTCACTACGAGTTCCACCCCAACCAGTATACATTATTATTGAATTTTTTTCATTTTTAATTAGCTTTTCCATATATGATAAAGCTCCTCTTTCTCCAAGAGCCTTCGCTTCAATACATACTTCTCCATTTTCTAATTTTAAAACTGGTTTAATTTTTAAGAATCCTCCAATTACTGACGATGCTCTTCCTATTCTTCCACCTTTTTCTAAATATGAAAGTTCTTTTACAACAAAATAAACTTTCATTTTACTTTTTGTTTCGTCAATCCATTCTATTATCTCGTCGAATGACTTTCCTTCCTTTACCATTTTTGCTGCTTCTAGAACTATATGTGCTAAAGCAAATGTTACTACTTTAGAATCCACTATAGCAATATCATCCTCTTTATTTAGCATTCCTCTTGCTACTCTAGCAGCTTGTTGAGTTCCACTTAATTTACTTGAAATATGAATTGAAATTATTTTTTTATAACCTTTTTCAAGTAACTTTTCATAAAGTTCTTTAAACTCAGCTGGTGATGGTTGAGATGTTTTTGGAACTATATTTTCTTTTAATAATTGTTTCCAAAACTCCCCTTTAGAAATATCTACACCATCTCTATAATATGTATCTCCTGCTAACTTTATTTTTAACGGGATTATGTCCACATCTAAGCCTTTTATCATATCTGGTGTTAAATCTGACGTAGAATCTGTTACAATGGCAATTTCAGGCAATTCAGGGTTTCTATTTGTTATATATATATAGTATGGATAATTTTCCTGTCCTATTACTAAATCTGAATATTTAACTGTAGATTTTATTCCTTTAAGAATTTTATTTGCTTCCTCAGTAGAACCTTTTCCAATACATGCAAATATATTTAATGTTTCACTATTTACACACTCTTTATATGTATTTTCTATAATCTCTTCTAATGTAGCTGCTCTTAATTTTATTTTTCCATTAATTAATGCTATATAATCTCCTTGAGATATCAATAAGTCATCAACTTTTGTGTCTCTAACTGCTTGTGTTATCTCAATAGAAGTATTAAATGGAAGTTGCTTTAAGATTTCATCCATTCCAAAATCTTTATTTTTTACAACGTACTCTCCTTCTAACATTGTTTTAGTTTCTAAAACAGTAACCTCTTTAGAAGATCTTTCTGCTGCCATTTTAGCAGATGATATGATATTTTTATTATTTGGTAAAATAACTATCTTATCAGCTTTTATTTTATTAATTCCTTCTTCTATATCAGCAACACTAGGATTTTGTGTTTGTCCTCCTATTAATACAGCTGTAGCTCCATTATCTAAGAATAAATTACCTAGTTCCATATTATCAACAATAGCAAAATATGCTATAGGTTTACTATTTTCATTTTGAACTAGAACTTTACCTTTTTTATCAATTTTATACTGTTCAGCATCTGCTAAAAGCATATTTTTATGCTGAATCTCCATATTGTCGATTTTTATATTTGATAAATTACCTAATTTACCAGCTATCTCTAAAACTGCTCCTGGGTTATTTGTATGTATATGAGTCTTTGTTTTCTTTGATGTTTGAGCACATACCATAGAATCTCCAAAATTTACTATTTTAGATTTATAGTCATCTAAATCAAAATCTCCAGACTCAATTACAAACTCTGTACAATATTTAAATTTTATATCTTCAAACACATGATTTCCAGAGTGTTCCATTATATCTTTTCTCTTAGCTTGAGATTGAACTATTCTCTCTAAATCGTGAAGCATTTCTGGATCTGTAATTGACTTTTCAAACCCTTCTAAAATATAGAATATTCCCTGTCCTCCAGCGTCTACTACACCAGCTTCTTTTAATTTGGGCAATTGATTTGGTGTCTCTTCTACTGCTTCTTTTGCTGCCTCTTTTAAGTAAACTAAAAATGGAATAAAGTCATCTGATGGACCATTATAGATTTCAGCTTCCTCTGCAACTCTTCTTATAACAGTTAGCATTGTTCCTTCTACAGGCTCACTTACAGCTTTATATGCCTTCTCTTTAGCTAATCTAAAAGCTATCTTTACATCATCTACTGTAACTTCCTCTTTAGTTCTAACTCCCTCTAAAAATCCTTGAATAATTTGAGATAAAATTGTTCCAGAATTTCCTCTTGCTCCTAAAAGAATTGCTTCTGAAACT is a genomic window containing:
- a CDS encoding M24 family metallopeptidase encodes the protein MNLEKLMKEKNVDAVLITNMLNVRYFTGFTGTTGVALVAGDKKFFITDFRYVAQGKEQVEKNGYELICENISTLKKVGEILKEFKVEKLGIENQNVTLDQFKLFESNFPSLEYVYLDDNFTKIREIKSEKEIEIIKKSVEIAEKALELTIPKIKIGVKESEIAAELEYQMRKLGASKPSFDLIVASNERSALPHGVASDKKIEEGFLTIDYGCFYKGYASDITRTFYVGNNPSEKHLEIYEIVKQANEKAIKEVRAGISVHELDAVARDFIKEKGYGEYFGHGLGHGIGLQIHEYPGVSFKAENKILKEGMVITIEPGIYIPDFGGVRIEDDILVKKDSYEILTSLDKSFKKIK
- the mnmA gene encoding tRNA 2-thiouridine(34) synthase MnmA, giving the protein MNKKRIILGLSGGVDSSTSAYMLKEDGFEVIGVTLVVSKEQRESQDLKDAISLGKELNIEHIVLDIVDEFNEKIVKYFIDEYSKGMTPSPCVVCDEIIKIKKLIEIANLKEAYYIATGHYCEISKENRFKRNLFKKPKDVRKDQGYMLYRIEPEIIERMIFPLAKYEKTIVREKAKKYGVKVFDKKDSQGICFAKEGYLEFLKKMLGDKIKPGNYLDKTGKILGQHQGYQLYTIGQRRGLGVLFSKIYFIVDILPETNEIILGDYSELYKKRVELENFKTHISFDELKSMRVLAKPRFSSQGFYGKVIKENEKIYFEYENENPQNAKGQHLVIYSDDLVVGGGKIIF
- a CDS encoding biotin--[acetyl-CoA-carboxylase] ligase, coding for MKIYKFDEIDSTNKFLREKSDVTEGDLAIAKVQTLGRGRRGNKWVSTEGAALFSFVLKHDIEIPEEEYMKLSLLIGYSLLYSLKKIENLDYKFKWTNDLYLDEKKISGILVEKIKDNYIIGIGLNINNLNLEEAKNIAISLREKTGKIYDLDKVIVTVVEDFYNNFQEFKKGKWKEILEKINEVNYLYGKRINIVTFDKEESGIAGDILEDGMLEVFVGNEIKKYNIGSIHISKK
- the galE gene encoding UDP-glucose 4-epimerase GalE; the encoded protein is MAILVCGGAGYIGSHAVKALLEAKREVIVLDNMQTGHVEAIPENIKLALGDLRDVEFLKKVFKENKIEGVIHFAADSLVGESMTNPAKYFENNVVGSMNLLNTMKEYNVKNIVFSSTAATYGEPKNIPILETDETLPTNPYGESKLMVEKLLKWYDYAYGIKYTALRYFNVAGAYPTGEIGEDHSPETHLIPIILQVALGKREKIGIYGDDYPTEDGTCIRDYVHVMDLVDAHILALDRLKNGGESTVYNLGNGEGFSVKQVIDVARKVTKHPIPAEVSPRRAGDPAKLVASSEKAMKELKWKPKYASLDSIIETAWKWHKENPEGYND
- a CDS encoding DegV family EDD domain-containing protein, whose translation is MNIEVKVLNSTRLTKLLIAASRWLSKYSDVLNDLNVYPVPDGDTGTNMSMTLQAVENELIKLNHEPDMEELADIVSEAILLGARGNSGTILSQIIQGFLEGVRTKEEVTVDDVKIAFRLAKEKAYKAVSEPVEGTMLTVIRRVAEEAEIYNGPSDDFIPFLVYLKEAAKEAVEETPNQLPKLKEAGVVDAGGQGIFYILEGFEKSITDPEMLHDLERIVQSQAKRKDIMEHSGNHVFEDIKFKYCTEFVIESGDFDLDDYKSKIVNFGDSMVCAQTSKKTKTHIHTNNPGAVLEIAGKLGNLSNIKIDNMEIQHKNMLLADAEQYKIDKKGKVLVQNENSKPIAYFAIVDNMELGNLFLDNGATAVLIGGQTQNPSVADIEEGINKIKADKIVILPNNKNIISSAKMAAERSSKEVTVLETKTMLEGEYVVKNKDFGMDEILKQLPFNTSIEITQAVRDTKVDDLLISQGDYIALINGKIKLRAATLEEIIENTYKECVNSETLNIFACIGKGSTEEANKILKGIKSTVKYSDLVIGQENYPYYIYITNRNPELPEIAIVTDSTSDLTPDMIKGLDVDIIPLKIKLAGDTYYRDGVDISKGEFWKQLLKENIVPKTSQPSPAEFKELYEKLLEKGYKKIISIHISSKLSGTQQAARVARGMLNKEDDIAIVDSKVVTFALAHIVLEAAKMVKEGKSFDEIIEWIDETKSKMKVYFVVKELSYLEKGGRIGRASSVIGGFLKIKPVLKLENGEVCIEAKALGERGALSYMEKLIKNEKNSIIMYTGWGGTRSELEAADQLRSIAEKTKKLDYRGRMEIGATIASHTGPVYGMGILNKIR